GGCCATCGAGTACGAAGCGAAGCGGCATTACGAGGAGTACAAGAAGGACACGCAGGGGACGTTCCGCTTCGGCAAGATGCTGAAGACCACCGCGGGCTGGGATGATGCAAAGGGCGTCACCGTTGTTCAGCGCCACAAGGAAGAGGCCGCGGACTACCGGTACTTCCCGGAACCGGACCTCGTTCCCGTTGTGGTGAGCGAAGCCCAGATCGCCGAAGCGCGGGCCGCAATGGGCGAACTCCCCCAAGCCCAGCGCAAGCGGCTCGCCGATCAATACGGGTTGCCACCCTACGACGCCCAGGTACTCACCGCGAAGGGCCGGCCCACGGTCGCGTACTTCGAGGCGGTCGCGAAGGCACTCAGTGATGGTAAGGCTGCTGCAAACCGCATGAGCGACCTGATCTACCCCGCGCTCACCGAGCGCAAGGAAGAGATCACCGCGTTCCCGTTCGACGCAGCCAAGTTCGCGGACTTCGTTCGCACCGGTCCGAGCAATTCGCAAGACCGCCGTGACGTGTTCAAAATCATGCTCGATAAGGGCGCGACGTTGGAACAAGCGAAGTCGGAAGCCGGGATCAAGGACGTGGATGAAACGGCACTGCGTGCGGCGGTCGTTACGGCGGTCGCGGCCAACCCGAAAGCCGTTGCGGACTTCAAAAGCGGCAAGGACGCGGCCAAAATGAAGATCGTGGGCGAAGTAATGAAAGCGAACAAAGGTGTGTCGAACGAACTAGTTCGGCGCCTCGTGGATGAGGAACTGACACGGGTGTAACGCTTGCGGATCGAAGACTGGGCGCAGTAGACGGTCTTCGATCCGCAAGTTTCCGTCACTTCGACTCAAACAGTTCGATCTCGAACACCAGCGTTGCGTTCGGCGGGATCGGGCCAGCACCGCGGGCACCGTACCCGAGTTCGGCGGGCACCTTGAGCCGGCGAACACCGCCCGGCTTCATGCCCGGGATGCCCTCCTGCCAGCCCTTGATAAGGCTACCCAGTTGGAACTGGGCCGGCTCGCCACGACCCAAGCTGCTGTCAAACTTTGTCCCCTTCTCGTCGGTGAGCCAACCGGTGTAGTGAACCACTACGGTCGCGCCTTCTTTCACCGCCTCGCCCTTACCCTCTTTCACTTCCCAGATTTCCAAACCCGACTTCGTTTTCTTCCACTCTGTCGCGTCGAGCTTCGGCATCAGGTGCTTGGGCACCGGTGCGGCTGCGACGAACGGTGCAAGCACAAGCGCGGCAGTCAGTGTGCAGATCGTCATCGGACGCATTGGTGTTCCCTCGGTGTGGTAACACGAAACCATGCGACTTCGGATCGATCCAGTATCCCAGTTGCGGATCGAAGACTCAATACGCTCGGTCTTCGATCCGCAAACGGTTCTCGTTACTTCGACTCGAACAGCTCGATCTCGAACACCAGCGTCGCGCCGCCGGGGATCTTCCCGCGTCCCTTCGGGCCGTAGGCCAGGTCCGAGGGGATCTTGAGCCGGCGCACGCCGCCCGGCTTCATGCCCGGGATACCTTCCTGCCAGCCCTTGATGAGGTTGTCCAGCGGGAACTCGGCCTTCTCACCGCGGTCCACGCTGCTGTCGAACTTCGTCGCGCCGTCGTCGGTGAGCCATCCGGTGTAATGGATGACGACCGTGGCGCCTTCTTTCACCGCGTCGCCCTTGCCCTCTTTCACGTCCCAGATTTCCAGACCGGACTTCGTCTTCTTCCATTCCTTCGCGTCGAGCTTCGGGCGCTCGAGCTTCTTGTCCTCGCCCGCGGCGAACGGGGCAAACGCGAACGCAGCAGCCAGGGCGCAGATGGACATCAAACGCATTTGACGGATCTCCTGATGTGAGGGTCACGCCAGAACCACGCGCGGGCCAAACCGACGGGTCAGTTCGTCGCGGCACGCGGGGCTGATCCGCGCTGCCGGCAGTTCCAGCCTTTCCAGCTTATCCGGGTCGAGCGCGGCGGCCACCGCGCGCACGCACTCATCGGACAGGAACGGCTCGGGACTTTCCGCGCGTTCACCCGCATTCGCCAGCATGTCCGCCACGCGCGTAACCCAGTTCGGGTCCGCGTCGAGCACCCGCAGCCGGCGCAATCGCGGGAGCACTGGCGAGCGCGAGAGAGCTATGAACGCGGGCCAATAGTCCGGTCCGCGAATCGGCCCGACCGGGCGCGGGTACAAGTGAGCCATCTGCGCGAGAATCCCCGCGATGGCGCTACTGAGTACGCTCCACAGACCGCCGATCGGTTGCGACTCTTCGACCTCGTGGACTCCGAACGTCAGTTCTTCGAGGTGCTCCAGGGTGCAGGATTCCGCCAGTTCACACAACGAATCGGGCGTGCTGATTCCGCTGAACGTCAAGGACCGCAACCCGGCCCACATCGGCTTGTGAACCAGTCCACGAACGATGCTCGGTAGTCCGAGCGGCATGACCTTGAGTGAGGTCAATCCGGTCAGAGGCGTGCGAATCAAAAAATTCGCGACGTCTTCGGGCAGCCGATCGAGCACCAGTTCGGTGACTTTCGCGAGGTGCGGACCGTCCAAACTGTTCCACTCAAATTCGCTCAGAACGTCTGTGAACCGCAACCGGCAGAACGGTGCCAGGCTCAACCACTGTCCGAACTGCCCGGTGAGCGTGTCGATGGTGAACCGGTGGATCGCGAGCATCTCCGGGAAGCCCGCATAGAACTGTGCGGTGAACTCGTGCTCGTCGGACCGAACCGAGTACGCGGCGGGGTTCGCGATATATGGTTCGCCCGGTACCCGCTTGTCGCTACCAACCAAGCGCTTGAGCCGCGCCCCGAGTCTTTTGCTGGGCACATACGGTTCCGGTAACCCGAGCGCCACACATACTGGGCGCCACCACTCGATCCAGTTCGCCGCGAACAAGCCTTCACACCGCGACGCGAGCGCGGGGCGCCGGCGGTCGTCGTCGAACA
This region of Gemmata massiliana genomic DNA includes:
- a CDS encoding TIGR02996 domain-containing protein yields the protein MSSTLDALYAAIVDNPADRTVRLVLADALDESGDPADATRAEFIRAQIDLEGMFDDDRRRPALASRCEGLFAANWIEWWRPVCVALGLPEPYVPSKRLGARLKRLVGSDKRVPGEPYIANPAAYSVRSDEHEFTAQFYAGFPEMLAIHRFTIDTLTGQFGQWLSLAPFCRLRFTDVLSEFEWNSLDGPHLAKVTELVLDRLPEDVANFLIRTPLTGLTSLKVMPLGLPSIVRGLVHKPMWAGLRSLTFSGISTPDSLCELAESCTLEHLEELTFGVHEVEESQPIGGLWSVLSSAIAGILAQMAHLYPRPVGPIRGPDYWPAFIALSRSPVLPRLRRLRVLDADPNWVTRVADMLANAGERAESPEPFLSDECVRAVAAALDPDKLERLELPAARISPACRDELTRRFGPRVVLA
- the gatB gene encoding Asp-tRNA(Asn)/Glu-tRNA(Gln) amidotransferase subunit GatB; protein product: MAEPYKIVIGLEVHVQLLTKTKLFCGCLNKFGQAPNTATCPVCLGLPGSLPVMNEHAFKLALRAALALNCQIAEHPGQTRGFTKWDRKNYYYPDLPKNYQISQYDLPFSHDGWLEINIAKDTKKEFVAKKIGIIRAHLEEDAGKNLHDESGKGADTLVDLNRTGTPLLEIVSHPDMTSAAEAIAYLEEIRLMLREIGVSDCEMQEGSLRCDANVNIHVPVIGKEHAETGQDYHATPLVEIKNLNSFRAVGKAIEYEAKRHYEEYKKDTQGTFRFGKMLKTTAGWDDAKGVTVVQRHKEEAADYRYFPEPDLVPVVVSEAQIAEARAAMGELPQAQRKRLADQYGLPPYDAQVLTAKGRPTVAYFEAVAKALSDGKAAANRMSDLIYPALTERKEEITAFPFDAAKFADFVRTGPSNSQDRRDVFKIMLDKGATLEQAKSEAGIKDVDETALRAAVVTAVAANPKAVADFKSGKDAAKMKIVGEVMKANKGVSNELVRRLVDEELTRV
- a CDS encoding FKBP-type peptidyl-prolyl cis-trans isomerase, yielding MPKLDATEWKKTKSGLEIWEVKEGKGEAVKEGATVVVHYTGWLTDEKGTKFDSSLGRGEPAQFQLGSLIKGWQEGIPGMKPGGVRRLKVPAELGYGARGAGPIPPNATLVFEIELFESK
- a CDS encoding FKBP-type peptidyl-prolyl cis-trans isomerase, with the protein product MEIWDVKEGKGDAVKEGATVVIHYTGWLTDDGATKFDSSVDRGEKAEFPLDNLIKGWQEGIPGMKPGGVRRLKIPSDLAYGPKGRGKIPGGATLVFEIELFESK